The DNA window ACTTCTTACTGCAACATTCACGGCCTCTGGGAGTATGTTCACCCCATCAAAGTGGTGGAATAAACTCAAAGCAGGGGCCCGGGGATACGTATACCCTGGGCCCCATTATAGGAGGAATTTATGTTGGGGGAAACCCTTTCCATATTGGCGTTAGCTGTGAAGAATGAGAAAATGGGCAAGGATTTCTATTCCGAAGCCTCCAGACGTAGCCTTGATGACCGAGGACGCAGGACTTTTGCCTACTTAGCCCAGATGGAAGAGGAACATCTTCGCATATTGTTAGCCGAATATGAAGCAATCCGTCAAGGAAAGTCCTGGCTTAGCCGGCAGGAAGCTCTGGAGGAAGGCAAGAAATTGGACATTTCTCAGCTGCCGGAGCCTGAAGAAGCTCCTGAGGGTTTCTTTCTGCCACCTTTCATATTCCCACCACCAGAAGAGGCCCCGGGCCTCAAGGGAGATGTGGCTGCTCTGGAGTATGCCCTAAAGTTGGAGGAGCGTAGCTATGCGCTTTACAAAGAAGCCAGAGATAAAACTTCTGCTCCTGCGGGTAAAGAAGTTTACAGTTTGCTCATGGAGGAAGAAAACAGACACTACAAAGTTCTCCGGGAGGCTCTGGAGTACCTCGTAGCCAATCAAACCTGGTGGGACGACTGGGAAAAGCCCTTCTTTGAAGGATAGAAGATGGGTGAAAGGACGAGGCAGAACCTCTATACAGCCTTTGTAGGAGAGGCCAAAGCCTACTTCCGACTTCTTGCCTACGCTGAAAAGGCAGAGGAAGAGGGCTACCCTCAAATAGCGGCTCTTTTCAGAGCGGTAGCCGAGGCCGAACGGGTTCACGCCACCCGCAATTTAAAGCTTCTGGGCGAAGTAGTAATAAAAGATACCGAAACAAACCTAAAAGCCTCTTTTGAAAGGGAAGAAAGGGCAAGCGGGGTATTTTACCCCCAATTCATAAAAGAGGCCGAAGAGGAGGGTGATCGCCAGGCGGCTTTATCCTTCAGCCATGCACGGGATGTGGAGGAAGAGCACGCTTCCCTTTACAAAAGAGCCCTTCAGCATCTTGTAGCAGAAACAGCTCCTAGATATTATGTTTGCCAGATCTGCGGCTATATAGCTGAAAACGAATTACCGGAGCGTTGCCCCGTATGCAATGCTTCCGCAGATAAATTCAAAGAAATCCTCTGAAGGAGGTCAAAAATGGACTGGCTCAATTTCCTTAAAGTGATGATGATTGAAGAAATGGCGGCTCGTGACAAATATCAGCTGGCAATGGAACTTGCGGATGACCCTCAGATAAAGGCCATCTTTGAAAAGCTGCGGGACGAAGAAGCTTTCCATGCCAATTTCTTAGAGGGGGAATACAACCGCCTGCAGCAGATTTTGAAGAAGGGGGAGTAAATTATGGCTAATTTAGTAGAAATGCTTAAAGCTGCCGCAAGGGATGAGCATGCTGCCATTATTCAGTACCTCCTGCATGCTTACGCCATGGGCGAAGGGGAGGAAGCCTGCGAAATCGAAGGCATCGCAAGAGAGGAAATGCGCCATTTCTGGATACTTTCTCGCTGGATCGTCAAACTTCAGGGCATACCAACCATAGAGCGGGGCTTCACGGATCTGGGGGGAGAAACCAAAGCTGAATGGATGGATCGGGATGTCCAGGCGGAAGACCGCGCCATAGCCATGTATCGGTCTTACATTGCCGTCATAGAGGATCCCGCCCTTCGTTCTGATCTGGAGAGGATCCTGGCAGATGAAGAGCGCCATCGCGAGATGTTCTTGGAGTTCGGGGAGAAATTCCGGCGAGAACAGGCATTAGCTCCCGAGGAGGCCCCCGCGCCCTCTGTCCCTTCGCCTTTCATTCTGGAAGCACTGGACTGGGGAATACGCCACGAGTACGCCGCCATCCTGCAATATCTTTTCCATTCCTTTTTGACCAAAGACGAAGAGGTCTCCCGCCAGCTGGAGCTTCAAGCCATCAATGAGATGCAACATTTAGGATGGCTTGCGGAAAAGCTCGCCGCCTTAGGCAAACCGATACCGATCGAACATCATCCTGTGGACCTCTCCCGGGAAGTTCGGCAAATGCTGGAGGCTGATATAGACTTGGAAGCGGGAACAGCCCACAAGTACGAGATTTTCCTGGAGAAAGTGGAGGACCCCTCGGTCAAGGAACTCCTGAAAACTTTAAGGACCCACGAATTATACCATGAAAACCTTTTCAAGAGGCTTCTGGAAAGGATAAGGCATTTAAGCCCTTCCGGGTGGACTGTAGGAAGCCTTATAAAATCTGAGAAGGAGGGTTAAAGATGGAACACATCCTGATGCGAAGTGCAGCACCTCTGAGCCCGGCCCAGTGGGAAATAATTGACAACACCGTTAAAGAAATAGCCAGCCAGATTCTGGTGGGAAGGCGTTTCCTTAAGCTTTGTGGTCCCCTTGGGTTCGGGGTTTACACTGTACCCCTTTACAGCTATAAGGAGGAAGAGAAAACTATAAGAGCCGAATGCGTAAGGGCTCTTCCCCTGACGGAGCTTTCCTGGGATTTCGTCATTACAGCTCGGGACTTGGACGCTTTTGAGAGAGGGCTTCCCTTTGACGTGGGGCCTGTGGCAGGGGCGGCTGCTATCTGCGCCATGAAGGAAGATGAGCTTATCTTCAAAGGGTGTGAGGAAGCAGGTCTTGAAGGCCTTCTGAACGCTTCTGGCCGCCAGATTCTACCATTGGGCGATTGGGAAAAGGAAGGGCAAGCCCTGGCTGATATTTCCAAAGCAGTGGCCAAACTGACTTCCTCTGGATTCTATGGTCCCTACGCAGCGGTAATCAACCCATCTTCTTACACTCTGCTCCAGAGGGTGGTGGGGAAGCAAGGCATTTTAGAGGTGGAATTGGTGAAGAAAGTGGTTGAAGCAGGCCTTTTCTACACGCCCGCTGTTCCAGAAAATAGGGTGGTAGTCCTTTCTCCCAGGCCCATCTACGTGGACCTGGCTGTTGGACAGGATATGGTAACAGCATATCTGGAAAGCTCCAACATGGAACACAAGTTCCGGGTCTTTGAGACCATCGCTTTAAGGATAAAGCAAGCTGGTGCTATCTGCGTTCTGGAGTCTTAAAAAATCTTAAAGTCGGGGCGGCCGGATTTGAACCGGCGACCACTTGAACCCCATTCAAGTGCGCTCCCAGGCTGCGCCACGCCCCGACTTTCGTTATAATTATACACAAAAGAACCTTCCTTGGCAAATTACCACCCAAGGGTGCCGGGAAAGGGCTTTATCTTCTGAGGAGGGGCCATGCTGGAGAACGATATTGCGGAAATCCTCATTGACGAGAGAACCCTTCAGGCCAGGATTCGAGAACTGGGGGAGCAGATATCTCGGGATTACCAGGGCAAGAAACCCGTGCTGGTAGGAGTGCTCAAAGGCGCCTTTATGTTCATGGCTGACTTGACCCGCCATATTTCCATCCCCCATGAAATAGATTTCATGGCCACCTCCAGCTACGGCGCAGCTACCGAAACCAGCGGTGTTGTCCGCATCCTCAAAGATCTGGATACCCCCATATCGGGAAGGCATGTCCTTATCGTGGAGGATATAATTGATACGGGCCTCACTCTTGACTACCTTACCAAAATCCTCAAGGCTCGCAATCCCGCTTCTCTCCGCATTTGCACCCTTTTGGATAAAAAGGAGCGGCGCCGTATTCCGATCCCCCTGGACTATGTGGGCTTTGAGATCCCCAACAAGTTTGTTGTGGGATATGGGTTGGATTTTGGGGAAATTTACCGGAACCTCCCTTTCATAGCGGTTCTCAAGCCCGAGATTTATAAAGGGCCAAATTCCGCATAACGGTGCCTCTCCTCAGCCCCCAACGCTCTTGTAACTCAGGGGCTGAAATGAGCTCCTGCAACCGTTCCTAAGCTTTTGCTTTCTTAAAAGTTGCGGGAAAAAGACTCCTGGCTCTGCATAGTGTTGAGGGAAAGAACAGGGTAATGCTGCTTGGGAGTTCGTTGCCTCTCTGAAGAATTTGTGTTACCACCGCAAAAGGAGTTAAAATAACCGCGGGTGACGTTATTGCCAGAAAAGGGGGCTGAGTGGTCCGCTACCTTTTTTACCGTCTTATTCGGGCTTTTATAGCTCTCGTTCTCTTCCAAACTGTCCTCTTCCTTCTGATTCATGCTCTCCCTGGAGATTTCGTAAGCATGGTTTTTGGCTTTCCCCCTATATGGAAAAAAGCTCTCAGAGCCTACCTTGGCCTCAATTTGCCCCTTTGGCAGCAGTATCTGCTGTGGATGAAGGGTTTTTTCACAGGCAATCTCGGGAAAAGTTTCCTCTATCCGCGCTTTTCCGTAGTGGAGCTTCTCCTCATGGCTCTCCCCAAAACGCTGCTCCTTTTGGTGCCTGCCACTATTTCGGCCTGGATTTTAGGGTTGTGGCTGGGCAAAAGATTGGCCTGGCCACCCAGGAATTCCTCCCTCATTAGCGCCCCTATCACAGCCTTAGCGGTCGTAAGTTATTCTTCATTCCTCCCCTGGGTTATATTCATGTTGATTCAAATTTTTGCCATAAGGCTGAGATGGTTCCCTACTCAGAGCGAGGTAAGCATTGAGCTCTGGGCTGATGTAACCATATCCTCCAGCGAAGTGATGGTCTGGATGCTGCTCACCTTTATGGTCAGCACTATCGGGTGGTGGGCCACAGGCCGGATAGCTTACGGGCATAAGAAAATCTTAAAAGTTACCTTGAAAGTTTTTTTGTTCGCAGCTATAGCCTTAGCGTGGG is part of the Anaerolineae bacterium genome and encodes:
- a CDS encoding rubrerythrin family protein — encoded protein: MGERTRQNLYTAFVGEAKAYFRLLAYAEKAEEEGYPQIAALFRAVAEAERVHATRNLKLLGEVVIKDTETNLKASFEREERASGVFYPQFIKEAEEEGDRQAALSFSHARDVEEEHASLYKRALQHLVAETAPRYYVCQICGYIAENELPERCPVCNASADKFKEIL
- a CDS encoding bacteriocin family protein, with amino-acid sequence MEHILMRSAAPLSPAQWEIIDNTVKEIASQILVGRRFLKLCGPLGFGVYTVPLYSYKEEEKTIRAECVRALPLTELSWDFVITARDLDAFERGLPFDVGPVAGAAAICAMKEDELIFKGCEEAGLEGLLNASGRQILPLGDWEKEGQALADISKAVAKLTSSGFYGPYAAVINPSSYTLLQRVVGKQGILEVELVKKVVEAGLFYTPAVPENRVVVLSPRPIYVDLAVGQDMVTAYLESSNMEHKFRVFETIALRIKQAGAICVLES
- a CDS encoding ferritin family protein — translated: MLGETLSILALAVKNEKMGKDFYSEASRRSLDDRGRRTFAYLAQMEEEHLRILLAEYEAIRQGKSWLSRQEALEEGKKLDISQLPEPEEAPEGFFLPPFIFPPPEEAPGLKGDVAALEYALKLEERSYALYKEARDKTSAPAGKEVYSLLMEEENRHYKVLREALEYLVANQTWWDDWEKPFFEG
- a CDS encoding ABC transporter permease — translated: MVRYLFYRLIRAFIALVLFQTVLFLLIHALPGDFVSMVFGFPPIWKKALRAYLGLNLPLWQQYLLWMKGFFTGNLGKSFLYPRFSVVELLLMALPKTLLLLVPATISAWILGLWLGKRLAWPPRNSSLISAPITALAVVSYSSFLPWVIFMLIQIFAIRLRWFPTQSEVSIELWADVTISSSEVMVWMLLTFMVSTIGWWATGRIAYGHKKILKVTLKVFLFAAIALAWAFSGWARFALDILWHLALPFTALLLTTFGEIMLLMRTSMSILRNEDFVLLAKAKGLPDSKIRDVHLSQIAVLPLLSRFLLQFPFLLLGSFIVEKMFFWPGVGVLLFFAIDYQDVPLLMGVLSLTGILLLISHVALDIAQAWIDPRLRGKIHGRMV
- the hpt gene encoding hypoxanthine phosphoribosyltransferase — its product is MENDIAEILIDERTLQARIRELGEQISRDYQGKKPVLVGVLKGAFMFMADLTRHISIPHEIDFMATSSYGAATETSGVVRILKDLDTPISGRHVLIVEDIIDTGLTLDYLTKILKARNPASLRICTLLDKKERRRIPIPLDYVGFEIPNKFVVGYGLDFGEIYRNLPFIAVLKPEIYKGPNSA
- a CDS encoding ferritin-like domain-containing protein, with translation MANLVEMLKAAARDEHAAIIQYLLHAYAMGEGEEACEIEGIAREEMRHFWILSRWIVKLQGIPTIERGFTDLGGETKAEWMDRDVQAEDRAIAMYRSYIAVIEDPALRSDLERILADEERHREMFLEFGEKFRREQALAPEEAPAPSVPSPFILEALDWGIRHEYAAILQYLFHSFLTKDEEVSRQLELQAINEMQHLGWLAEKLAALGKPIPIEHHPVDLSREVRQMLEADIDLEAGTAHKYEIFLEKVEDPSVKELLKTLRTHELYHENLFKRLLERIRHLSPSGWTVGSLIKSEKEG